The stretch of DNA ATACTGAGTCGCTTCATCGCCACATTACCGGGACCTACAAATTTGATGGTTTTTCGCGCGGATTCGTACAGGTGATGGCGGCCCAGCAGACGATCGAAAACAAGAACTGGTACCAGGGAACCGCGGACGCCGTGCGCAAAAACATCAGCTATATCTGTGAACACGACGCGGACTATGTGGCCATTCTGTCGGGAGACCAGTTGTTCCGCATCGACATGGAGGCTTTCGTGGCTGAGCATAAGCGCCGCGGTGCCGAGATTACCATTGCCACCACTCCGGTGGCCCGGCTGACCGCCCACCGTTTCGGTATCATGAAGGTGGGGGAGAGTGATCGCATCGTTGATTTCAGGGAAAAACCACGGGATGACGCCGTGATTGAGATGCTGCGTTTACCGGGTCGTCCGGATGAGTCCGCTTTTCTCGCGTCCATGGGAATCTATCTGTTCAACCGTGATGTGCTGGTGAACCTGCTGGAACAGAACGACAGCCAGGATTTCGGCAAAGGGATCATTCCCGCGGCCATTCCCCATCGCCGGGTCCACGCTTATGTTTTTAACGGCTATTGGGAGGATATCGGTACCATCCGCGCTTTTTACCAGGCCAACCTGGATTTCGCCAATCCCGTGCCCCGCTTCAACTTCTACGATGAGAGGAATCCGATTTTCACGCATGCGCGTTTTCTGCCGGGATCGAAGGTGCGCGATTGTCATATGCACAATTCCTTGATTTCCGACGGTTCCATTATCGAAGGCAGTCGCATTGAACAGTC from Candidatus Aminicenantes bacterium encodes:
- a CDS encoding glucose-1-phosphate adenylyltransferase — protein: MKNVLAVILGGGQGTRLFPLTENRAKPAVPIGGKFRLIDIPISNCLHWGIKKIYILTQFNTESLHRHITGTYKFDGFSRGFVQVMAAQQTIENKNWYQGTADAVRKNISYICEHDADYVAILSGDQLFRIDMEAFVAEHKRRGAEITIATTPVARLTAHRFGIMKVGESDRIVDFREKPRDDAVIEMLRLPGRPDESAFLASMGIYLFNRDVLVNLLEQNDSQDFGKGIIPAAIPHRRVHAYVFNGYWEDIGTIRAFYQANLDFANPVPRFNFYDERNPIFTHARFLPGSKVRDCHMHNSLISDGSIIEGSRIEQSIVGIRSIIREGTHLDHVVMMGADFYEHPEVTCPTPLGIGSNSLIRRAILDKNVRIGRDVCIDYQGDEARRDEGIYHIVDGIVVVSKNAEIPDGTIIS